The DNA window ATATGCCTTTGGTGTGGTACATGATTTTGGTACTCTGTGGAAACAGCGCGGCTTCCTGACCTCCTCTGGTAAGGCGATCTCTCATTCAAAACTTGTTGATAACTTGCTAAAAGCTATTTTTCTCCCTTCTGAAATTGCTGTTtgtaagtgccttgctcatgcTAACTCTTCTGACCCTGTCTCCAAAGGTAATGCTATGGCTGACTTGGCAGCTAAGGCAGCAGCTGTCTCCTTGGAGGCGCCTATGTTACAGATGGTTTTACTTCCTGATAGTAACCTCTTCTCTCCCACTGATATCTCTGACTTGCAATCCTCTGTAGGTCCTGTTGAGTTGAGGAAGTGGAAACAACTATGTACATATGACCAGGTGCAGAAACTCTGGCTGGGCCCAGCTGGGCTACCAGTCTTACCATGTTCATGTTTCCCTTACTTAGCTAAGTTGTCACATGGAAGGGTTCATGTGTCAAAGGGGGGAGTTGTTGATTTTGTAAATACATTTTGGTTTGCACCTGGGTTTTCTGTGTTTGCTGAACAATTTTGTGCAAAATGTGTGATTTGTATGACTAACAACATGGGAAGAGGTATTCCCATTCCACTGTCGGCTCATCCGACCCCTGAAGGACCATTTGAACACATAATGATGGATTTTATTGAACTCTCTCCTTGTCAAGGTTACAAATATTGTCTGGTGATAGTGGATGCCTTCTCCAAGTGGGTAGAGGCATTCCCATGTCGACATTCCACTGCTATGGCAGTAGCCAGGAATCTCCTTAGGGAGATCATCCCAAGGTGGGGGTTACCATCTAAATTAACCAGCGACAATGGCTCCCACTTTGTAAACCTGGTGATACAGAACTTGTCTGAGAGTCTGCAGATAGACCTCAGGACCCATTGTAGCTATAGGCCGCAATCCGGTGGTTTAATTGAACGCGCTAAACAAATCTAAGATGGTGAAGCTTATGGCAGAGACGGGGCTTTCTTGGGTCACTGTGATCCCCCTGGCTCTGATGTACATGCGAGGGAGGCCCCACAGAACCACTGGATTGGCTCCTCATGAGGTTCTGACAGGTAAACCAATGAGGATGATTAATTCTCCCTTCCCACAGAACAAGCTGACACTGATGGGCTGTGACGATGACATGGTAAGTTATTGTACTGCTCTTAACAATGTTCTGAAGGCTATTTTCCCCAGGGTGAAAGCGGCTCTACCACAGCACCTGGTGGGGATCCTGCACAAACTGCAACCAGGTGACTGGGTGGTGGTGAAAGACCTGAGACGAAAGCATTGGAACCAGCAGAGGTGGACTGTACCATACCAGGTGATGCTGATTACCCCCACTGCTGTTCGCGTAGCTGAGAGGTCTACTTGGATCCACGCCAATCACTGCAGGAAGGTGCCATACTGCCCACCAGACCCTGAGGATGGAGGACCAGAGACCCCGGAAGTCACCGACTAGATGGGAGGATCAGGCCCAGACTTTACGCATAATGTTTTTTGCTCTGGTCTTGAGCATTCTCATTACAGTTGCCATATGGACAATGACTCAAGGACAACCGGTCCTGGAAAGACCACATGGTACGGACTCGACTGATAACCATTCAGTCCCACTGCGACCCTTAAATAATACCCACTCCAGCTCGAGCCAACGGCAGGCTCAGGACAGGAGTCCAGCAAACAATAGCCGCTCCCATATCGAAAGAAGAAGAAGGTCGATGCATCCACTGGATGAGCATCACAGTAGGAATCACGAGGGAAACACTTGGTGGTCACTGCTTAACTATACAGTAAAGACTGAACTGATGTTAGGAAATACCTCCTGTTATGTATGTAGCTTGTTTCCACATTCAGCGATCTccccattcttacagtattcagTAGAGGTCAGCATTAAAGACACTCTATGTGCACTAGAGGCGCTCTTGTCCAATGAGAACACAGGGGGTCAACCTTCACTAGGTAGAACACTGAGGGATAAATGCATTAATGGTAATTTGTCATCAACAAAAGATTTACGGGGGGGATTTGATTGTTCACATTGGTGTAGTAGAATAATCTTAGAACCTAGATCCCGTGTACCAGAACCTATTCAAGTCCAACCCCGGCGAACCCCATTTAGGACCTGTCATTGTCACAATCCAAGCAATATTTCCATACCACAATTGAATGAATCCTATCTGGGAATGTCAACATGTGTCAATTATAGTGTTTTCCAATAGGATATAGCTGGAAGAAGGGAACATGCAGCTCTGGATACCCCATTAGACTGAGGGTGGGACACACCATTATTGATGCTGAAATTGACAATCGTTCTCCTCATCAATTTGGCTAGGCAACATTTACTGATCATTTTTGGATTTGTGGTGATAAAGCTTATCTCTACCTACCCACAAATTGGACAGGGTGCTGTATTTTTGGTAAACTAAACATCTCCCTTGT is part of the Oncorhynchus tshawytscha isolate Ot180627B linkage group LG18, Otsh_v2.0, whole genome shotgun sequence genome and encodes:
- the LOC112217899 gene encoding protein NYNRIN-like isoform X1; translated protein: MAKTAHLTPARLLHYQNVLLTMCHVTLKRCTVLNPATLLPTDDDGEPHDCAELLELVSKPRSDLTDVPLQNAHLELFVDGSAQRSEKGEPLVAYVVTTASTTLESAKLPSQLSAQAAELFALTRACILAKGQSATIYTDSRYAFGVVHDFGTLWKQRGFLTSSGKAISHSKLVDNLLKAIFLPSEIAVCKCLAHANSSDPVSKGNAMADLAAKAAAVSLEAPMLQMVLLPDSNLFSPTDISDLQSSVGPVELRKWKQLCTYDQVQKLWLGPAGLPVLPCSCFPYLAKLSHGRVHVSKGGVVDFVNTFWFAPGFSVFAEQFCAKCVICMTNNMGRGIPIPLSAHPTPEGPFEHIMMDFIELSPCQGYKYCLVIVDAFSKWVEAFPCRHSTAMAVARNLLREIIPRWGLPSKLTSDNGSHFVNLVIQNLSESLQIDLRTHCSYRPQSGGLIERAKQI